Genomic window (Kangiella profundi):
TGAAAAAGATGTTGCGAGAATGGCAACCCAGATAGACCAGGGTGGTAACAATACCAGACTGGTCATGTGTTCTGCTGGAAATAGGAAATTACCCAGCTGGCTACCAATTGCCACCCCAAAAGTCATCTGAATAAATATTACGCCAGCACCTAACAGTCGTGCGGTACCCGATACCAGATTCTGAGTTGCCAGTTCGGCCATGGCTATGGTCAGCATCATGCCCGGCACCAGAATAATAATACCCGCCACAATAGGTATATAGGTGGAACCCAGTCCCAGCCACTTATTAAAACCCACCGAAATAATAGAAGCCATAAATGCACAGAGGGCTGGCATCAGGTTGGCCACGGTTTCAGAGCGGGAGCCAGCTAAATTGACCAGCAAACCCACTGACAGTCCGATTACTGCCCCTGTAATTACCTCCAGGAAACCGCCATTGAATATCCTTGCGATTGATGCCGAAACAAGCATAAAGCAAAGAATGGTCCAGTAGCGATTATGGACAGGCTTAGAGCGGGTAATTTCATTTAATTTATTTGCGCCCTCAACCGTACTCATTTCTTCATTAATGACGGCATAGGCGACTTCCATGGTTCGACTCAACTTGTCCACATCCACTTCGCCGGCATTCGAACGAATCACATAAGTCTGAGGCTTGTCTTCTTCCAGCATAAAGGTCAAAGTGATACTGGTCGGCACGGCAATACACTGCAGACCATAGCCCAATTGTTCTGCTACATTTGTTAGCAAACGCTCAAGCTCATAACTCGGCACACCGTAAGTATGCAATGCTTTAACCAGCCTTAACATAAACCCAACTGGCTCATGTCGATTGGGGAAATGAGGTACCTTATCGAGTCTACGCTCTGAAATTGACTCTGGAATTTGTTCGGTTACCTTATCACTCATAGGGGGGTACTCGTTGTTTCTGGTTGTTCAGCTTGATATGGAATTATCATGCGCAAGTATGACGTTATCACTCAATGCTACCTGTTTTTGTTCACTATTTGTAACATTAATCGGTTATTCTTGTATTGCCTATCAGTTATAAGGTCATTAGGATATTAGGCCTCTGTAATAGGAGTCACAAACCATGAGCAAATCTGTTAAACACATACTACTGATTGTCGCCCTGCTTGGCATGGCGCTGGTAGGTGTTGCTCATGCTAAAGCTCCCGATCATGATACGAACGATTGTGCGATCTGCCTGCATCAGACTTTTAAAGACTGCCACAGTAGCCCGCCACAACTTTTCGTACCAACTCCCTCCCTGATTGCGGAGCAATCTCTAGCCTGGCCAACACCTGTTACTCAATCTTATCCACGAACGGGT
Coding sequences:
- a CDS encoding threonine/serine exporter family protein; translated protein: MSDKVTEQIPESISERRLDKVPHFPNRHEPVGFMLRLVKALHTYGVPSYELERLLTNVAEQLGYGLQCIAVPTSITLTFMLEEDKPQTYVIRSNAGEVDVDKLSRTMEVAYAVINEEMSTVEGANKLNEITRSKPVHNRYWTILCFMLVSASIARIFNGGFLEVITGAVIGLSVGLLVNLAGSRSETVANLMPALCAFMASIISVGFNKWLGLGSTYIPIVAGIIILVPGMMLTIAMAELATQNLVSGTARLLGAGVIFIQMTFGVAIGSQLGNFLFPAEHMTSLVLLPPWSIWVAILATSFSFVVLFQARWSHFPWIIAAVCIAYFVSRWGVKLMDPASGAFVGALSVGLFANLAYRIKQVPTATIMMPGFIILVPGSIGFKSLTALLEHDIIGGLDTAFNMIIIGISLVTGLLISSIATLPKPKTKAKLGKPLS